GAATTCGCGCCCATCCGCGTCGAAAGCGCCTCTCGCAAGGTGGCCGCCGCCCTGCTCGAGCGCATCACGGCGCGCACCATCAATGCCGGCGAACGCCTGCCGCCGGAAATCGAACTGGCGCGGCAATTCGGCGTACATCGCGGCACCGTGCGCGAGGCACTACGCGAGCTCGAGACCAGCGGCGTCCTGAAACGCGAGCGCGGCTCGAAGCTCATGATGGTCACCCGTCCTGCGCGCGTCGACGTCGCGGCCGGCGTGAGCCGCGCGCTGGCGCTGCACGATGTGAGCTACCACGACATCTGGGAGGCGCTCACCGCGTTCGAGCCGCCGATCGCCGCCGCCGCCGCCCGGCAACGCAAACCCAAGGATCTGACCCGCATCGAAACCATCGTCGCCGCCGGCGCCACGGTGGAACAGACCGCAGATTTCTTCCGCGCGGTCGGCGAAGCCACCCACAATGGCGTGTTCATGCTCGCGCATGAGCCGCTCGTGCAGATGCTCGTGCCCTCCCTGGCCACGCTGATCGAGCGGGTGCCGCAGGCCGCGAGCCGCATCGAAGCCGCGCAGAAGCGGATTTCCACCGCGATTCGCGCGCGCGACAGCGAAGACGCCTCCGACTGGATGGCCAAACATATCCGCGACTTCCGCCGCGGCTTCGAAGTGGCCGGCATTGCGCTCGAACAACCTGTCGACTCCGGCTGACTGACCCGCCCCCGCGGCTTGTGGAACAATCGGCGCTCATTTCACGACGGGGGTCGATCATGAGTTCACGCCGCCTGTTTCTGGGCCAGGCCGCGGCCACCGCGGCGGTCTTCACGATCGTGCCCCGGCACGTGCTCGGCGGTCCACGCCACATCGCACCCAGTGACCGCGTGAACATCGCCGGTGTCGGTGTCGGCGGCATGGGCCGCGCCAACATGCAGGCGCTGTCCGGCATGAATCTCGTCGCGATGTGCGACGTGGACTGGGCGTTCGTCGACACGCGTTACGCCGACATTCCAAAGCAGATGGAAAATGCGAAGCAGCGCCTCGACAAGGCGACAGACGCCGCCGAAAAGGAGCGCGCGCAGCAGCAGATAGCACAGTGGCAACAACTGCAGGAAAAGTGGCCGAAGACGAAGCGTTATACCGACTACCGCGAGATGCTGGCGAAACAGAAAAACATCGACGCCGTCGTGGTCGCCACTCCCGATCACATGCACTCGCATATCGCGCTGGCCGCGATGGACCTCGGCAAACATGTGTACGTGCAGAAGCCGCTCGCCTGGTCGGTGGACGAATGCCGCCGGCTCTCGCAGAAGGCCACCGCCACCAAACTGCAGACGCAGATGGGCAACCAGGGGCATTCCTCCGACGATGCGCGCGTCGTGAACGAATACATCCAGTCCGGCGCCATCGGCACCGTGACCGAAGTGCACGTGTGGACCAATCGCCCGCTCGCCTATTGGCCGCAGGGCATTCCGCGCCCGGCCCCGCTGCCGGCAAATGCGAAGGATCTGCCGTGGAACATGAACGGCGTGATGACGCGCGCCGCCGGCTCGTTCGGCAGCTTCGCGCCGCCCGACAAACTCGCCTGGGACCTGTTCCTCGGCTGCTCGCGCCAGATCGACTATCACCCTATCTACCACCCGTTCAACTGGCGCGGCTGGACGGACTGGGGCGTCGGCGCCATCGGCGACATGGGCGCGCACCTGATCGACTCCGCGTTCTGGTCGCTCGACCTCGACATGCCGACCAGCATCGAGACGACGTCGACGCCTTACAACCACGACACCTATCCCATGGCGTCGACGACCTACTACGAGTTCGCCGCCAAGGGCGCGCGGCCCGCGGTGAAGATGACGTGGTACGACGGCGGCCTCACGCCGCCGAAGCCGGTCGAGATGGGAGCGGAAGAGCTAAACAAGGGCGGCGGCGTGCTCTACATCGGCACCAAGGGCAAACTCTTGCACGACACGTATGGTTTCAACCCGCGGCTGTTGCCCAAGTCGCTGCACGAGAGCACCGGCAAGCCGAGAGAAACGTACCCGCGCATAAAGACCAGCCACGAGATGAACTGGATCGACGCGATCCGCGGCACGCAGAAAACCACGAGCCCATTCGAGTATTCGGCCAGACTCACCGAGATCATGTTGTTAGGCGTGGCCGCGCTCAACGCCGGCAAGAAGATCGACTACGACGGCGCAAACATGAAGATCACCAACGTGCCGGACTCGGATGCGTTGCTCAAGCGCAAGTACCGTGTTGGATGGGAGCCGGGCTGACCGGCCCGTCAGAACTGGAACCGCACCATGAATTCGCCGGTGCGCGAATGCCCGAACTCCTGGTCGACATCCTTGAAATTGACGCCCAGCGACATCGCCGAATTCACCTCGCGCATCAGGCCAACTTCCCAGAAATTGTCCCAGCCGTCGACCTCGTAGTGCCGCACGCCCGCGTTGTCGAGCAACACGCGATGGTCGGAGGCCAGTTCCCAGCGCCCGCGGCCCACGCGCGGCGTGAGGTGCCAGCCCTCCGCGAAATTCATCTGCCAGCCGATGGCGCCGTAGGTCTGCGTGAGCCGGTAGTCCCCGTGCTCGTCGAAGATGTCCGCATGAATCGCGTTCGACCTGCCGGCTTCGATCACCAGCCCGAACGGCGCGTGATATCCGACGGTGGCGCCTATCTGCGCTGAATCGACACGGACGGTTTCCGCCTCATCGGACACGCGGCCCGCGTCGATGCGCAAGTGTGTGTAGCCCGCGAATGGCGTGATGTACATTTTTCCGCGCTCGTCCGCATGGGCGGCCGATGCGCCGAGTGTCGCTGCGACCGCCACGACTAACCACTGCGATTTCCCCATCTCGTTCTCCTCTCGCGTCGAAGGCGCGGGCGGCCGGACCATAGCCGCGGCTTCCCGCCCTAACAACCCTGCGCGACCGGTATCGGATTCCGGTACCGCGCGGCCAACGGCATGCGCCCTTGCGCGGGAATTTTCGCTTCGGGTCCCGGTATCGATCACCCGCGGT
This sequence is a window from Pseudomonadota bacterium. Protein-coding genes within it:
- a CDS encoding GntR family transcriptional regulator, translating into MNTRSTARRQTTVPQAEFAPIRVESASRKVAAALLERITARTINAGERLPPEIELARQFGVHRGTVREALRELETSGVLKRERGSKLMMVTRPARVDVAAGVSRALALHDVSYHDIWEALTAFEPPIAAAAARQRKPKDLTRIETIVAAGATVEQTADFFRAVGEATHNGVFMLAHEPLVQMLVPSLATLIERVPQAASRIEAAQKRISTAIRARDSEDASDWMAKHIRDFRRGFEVAGIALEQPVDSG
- a CDS encoding Gfo/Idh/MocA family oxidoreductase produces the protein MSSRRLFLGQAAATAAVFTIVPRHVLGGPRHIAPSDRVNIAGVGVGGMGRANMQALSGMNLVAMCDVDWAFVDTRYADIPKQMENAKQRLDKATDAAEKERAQQQIAQWQQLQEKWPKTKRYTDYREMLAKQKNIDAVVVATPDHMHSHIALAAMDLGKHVYVQKPLAWSVDECRRLSQKATATKLQTQMGNQGHSSDDARVVNEYIQSGAIGTVTEVHVWTNRPLAYWPQGIPRPAPLPANAKDLPWNMNGVMTRAAGSFGSFAPPDKLAWDLFLGCSRQIDYHPIYHPFNWRGWTDWGVGAIGDMGAHLIDSAFWSLDLDMPTSIETTSTPYNHDTYPMASTTYYEFAAKGARPAVKMTWYDGGLTPPKPVEMGAEELNKGGGVLYIGTKGKLLHDTYGFNPRLLPKSLHESTGKPRETYPRIKTSHEMNWIDAIRGTQKTTSPFEYSARLTEIMLLGVAALNAGKKIDYDGANMKITNVPDSDALLKRKYRVGWEPG
- a CDS encoding outer membrane beta-barrel protein, producing MGKSQWLVVAVAATLGASAAHADERGKMYITPFAGYTHLRIDAGRVSDEAETVRVDSAQIGATVGYHAPFGLVIEAGRSNAIHADIFDEHGDYRLTQTYGAIGWQMNFAEGWHLTPRVGRGRWELASDHRVLLDNAGVRHYEVDGWDNFWEVGLMREVNSAMSLGVNFKDVDQEFGHSRTGEFMVRFQF